A genomic stretch from uncultured Cohaesibacter sp. includes:
- a CDS encoding YdiU family protein translates to MAQPTTSPSPTFAFDNSFARSLEGFFVPWQGEKAPKPRIALLNDALAAQLGLSLDASDETLAAILAGGETADGSEPIAQAYAGHQFGGFSPQLGDGRALLLGELLDTEGQRFDIQLKGSGRTPFSRGGDGKAALGPVLREYIMGEAMHALGIPTTRALAAVTTGEQIRRQGLKPGAVLARVASSHIRVGTFQFFAARGAWDSVSKLADYTIMRHYPELMDKENRYLALFEAVARRQAELIAQWMQVGFIHGVMNTDNVALSGETIDYGPCAFMDHYDSATVFSSIDRNGRYSYGSQPQIGQWNLARFAETLVPLVAPDDENRATELLTDALAEYMGSYKQAWLKGMGRKIGLASAQAKDIALIQILLGTLQGEHVDFTLFFRRLGDSLVSTEGSTALLGLFDDPEAITGWLDDWQERLKQEERSPEAIAEAMAKVNPIYIPRNHLVEAALQKAEDFADLSDVKQLLNVLAHPYEERNGLEEYARPAPSDFGPFVTYCGT, encoded by the coding sequence ATGGCCCAGCCAACCACAAGCCCTTCCCCAACATTTGCCTTTGACAATAGTTTCGCGCGCTCGCTTGAAGGCTTCTTTGTGCCATGGCAAGGCGAAAAAGCTCCCAAGCCCCGGATTGCTCTACTCAACGATGCCCTTGCTGCACAGCTCGGCTTGTCGCTGGATGCCTCGGATGAAACACTGGCTGCGATCCTTGCTGGCGGAGAAACCGCCGACGGGTCCGAACCGATTGCACAGGCCTATGCGGGTCATCAATTCGGAGGCTTCTCACCACAATTGGGAGACGGGCGCGCGTTGCTTCTTGGCGAACTGCTCGATACCGAAGGACAGCGCTTTGATATCCAGCTCAAGGGATCGGGCCGCACCCCCTTCTCCCGCGGCGGCGATGGGAAGGCGGCGCTCGGACCGGTGCTGCGTGAATATATCATGGGTGAAGCCATGCATGCGCTCGGCATCCCGACCACACGGGCCCTTGCTGCAGTGACAACAGGGGAACAGATCCGACGGCAGGGTCTCAAGCCCGGAGCGGTGCTGGCGCGCGTGGCGTCGAGCCATATTCGTGTCGGGACTTTCCAGTTTTTCGCCGCACGTGGCGCGTGGGATAGTGTGAGCAAATTGGCCGATTACACCATCATGCGCCACTATCCAGAGCTGATGGACAAGGAGAATCGCTATCTGGCCCTGTTTGAAGCCGTGGCCCGGCGTCAGGCAGAATTGATAGCCCAATGGATGCAGGTTGGCTTCATTCACGGGGTGATGAATACCGACAATGTCGCCCTTTCCGGTGAAACCATCGATTATGGCCCCTGCGCCTTCATGGATCACTATGATTCCGCCACGGTCTTCAGCTCGATTGACCGCAACGGGCGCTATTCCTATGGCAGCCAGCCCCAGATCGGCCAATGGAATCTGGCCCGCTTTGCCGAAACGCTCGTGCCTTTGGTCGCGCCGGACGATGAAAATCGAGCCACCGAACTGCTCACCGATGCACTCGCCGAATATATGGGCAGCTATAAACAGGCATGGCTCAAAGGTATGGGCCGCAAGATCGGGCTTGCCTCGGCTCAGGCCAAGGATATCGCCCTCATCCAGATCCTTCTTGGCACCCTTCAGGGAGAGCATGTTGATTTCACGCTCTTTTTCCGCCGGCTTGGCGACAGCCTTGTGAGCACGGAAGGGAGCACCGCTCTTCTGGGATTGTTTGATGATCCGGAGGCCATAACCGGATGGTTGGACGACTGGCAGGAGAGGCTGAAGCAAGAAGAAAGATCACCAGAAGCCATTGCCGAGGCGATGGCCAAGGTGAATCCGATCTATATTCCGCGAAACCATCTGGTCGAGGCGGCCTTGCAAAAGGCAGAGGACTTTGCCGATCTCAGCGACGTGAAGCAGTTGCTCAATGTTCTTGCGCATCCATATGAAGAGCGCAATGGGCTGGAAGAGTATGCCCGCCCTGCCCCAAGCGATTTCGGGCCATTCGTTACCTATTGCGGAACCTGA